One Trachemys scripta elegans isolate TJP31775 chromosome 4, CAS_Tse_1.0, whole genome shotgun sequence genomic region harbors:
- the C4H14orf28 gene encoding uncharacterized protein C14orf28 homolog isoform X1 — protein sequence MFLVQYINTFSLNCRMKTLFEEIKASIKNNYDPDRSFWRPVLPWGGVFTIKAGRKAVSCTPLYVEINLKNTCTIDGFLMLLYVILHENEHFPKELSLHLGREFVDYFLYLMDSYNFTTVKLLWIWDKMEKQQYKSEVHKASLEIDLFGNEHDNFTKNLESLMSTIQESYCSNSRCPTRMQEDLHRTININPPQEIPHGDLIQRAVDELFCSRIELCDQYGCDGLREFTQRVFCHGAPPFVVLNMQQWKPEELAYVPYHLDLSDHKYLLEGATWFNKEEHHYSAAFQIDGYWIHYDGLRNVNLILLNKPPEFLLLSSLVYIRAAENK from the exons ATGTTCTTGGTACAATATATTAATACTTTTTCTCTTAATTGCAGGATGAAGACACTGTTTGAGGAGATCAAAgcatcaattaaaaataattatgatcCAGACCGCTCATTTTGGAGGCCTGTGCTCCCTTGGGGAGGGGTTTTTACTATCAAAGCTGGCCGGAAAGCTGTATCTTGCACACCACTTTATGTTgaaataaatctgaaaaatacTTGCACTATCGATGGATTCTTGATGTTGTTGTATGTCATTCTGCATGAAAATGAACACTTCCCCAAGGAGCTCTCCCTTCACTTAGGTAGAGAGTTTGTCGACTACTTTCTTTACTTAATGGACTCCTATAATTTTACAACAGTGAAGCTGCTTTGGATTTGGGACAAGATGGAGAAGCAACAGTACAAATCTGAAGTTCACAAAGCTTCACTGGAAATCGATTTATTTGGAAATGAGCATGATAACTTTACAAAGAATCTAGAAAGTCTCATGTCTACCATTCAAGAGAGCTACTGTTCAAATTCGAGGTGTCCAACTCGTATGCAGGAAGATCTGCATAGAACAATTAACATAAA TCCTCCCCAAGAAATTCCTCATGGAGACTTGATTCAGCGGGCAGTAGATGAATTATTCTGTTCCAGGATTGAGCTGTGTGACCAGTATGG ATGTGATGGGTTAAGAGAATTCACCCAGAGAGTTTTCTGCCATGGGGCAccgccttttgttgttttaaatatgcAGCAATGGAAGCCAGAAGAACTGGCATATGTACCATATCATTTGGATTTATCTGATCACAA GTACTTATTGGAAGGTGCCACGTGGTTTAATAAAGAGGAGCATCATTATTCTGCAGCTTTCCAGATTGATGGGTATTGGATACACTACGATGGCCTCAGAaatgtcaacttaattttgttaaataaacccCCAGAATTTCTTCTTTTGTCATCTCTAGTTTATATTAGAGCAGCAGAGAATAAATAA
- the C4H14orf28 gene encoding uncharacterized protein C14orf28 homolog isoform X2 translates to MKTLFEEIKASIKNNYDPDRSFWRPVLPWGGVFTIKAGRKAVSCTPLYVEINLKNTCTIDGFLMLLYVILHENEHFPKELSLHLGREFVDYFLYLMDSYNFTTVKLLWIWDKMEKQQYKSEVHKASLEIDLFGNEHDNFTKNLESLMSTIQESYCSNSRCPTRMQEDLHRTININPPQEIPHGDLIQRAVDELFCSRIELCDQYGCDGLREFTQRVFCHGAPPFVVLNMQQWKPEELAYVPYHLDLSDHKYLLEGATWFNKEEHHYSAAFQIDGYWIHYDGLRNVNLILLNKPPEFLLLSSLVYIRAAENK, encoded by the exons ATGAAGACACTGTTTGAGGAGATCAAAgcatcaattaaaaataattatgatcCAGACCGCTCATTTTGGAGGCCTGTGCTCCCTTGGGGAGGGGTTTTTACTATCAAAGCTGGCCGGAAAGCTGTATCTTGCACACCACTTTATGTTgaaataaatctgaaaaatacTTGCACTATCGATGGATTCTTGATGTTGTTGTATGTCATTCTGCATGAAAATGAACACTTCCCCAAGGAGCTCTCCCTTCACTTAGGTAGAGAGTTTGTCGACTACTTTCTTTACTTAATGGACTCCTATAATTTTACAACAGTGAAGCTGCTTTGGATTTGGGACAAGATGGAGAAGCAACAGTACAAATCTGAAGTTCACAAAGCTTCACTGGAAATCGATTTATTTGGAAATGAGCATGATAACTTTACAAAGAATCTAGAAAGTCTCATGTCTACCATTCAAGAGAGCTACTGTTCAAATTCGAGGTGTCCAACTCGTATGCAGGAAGATCTGCATAGAACAATTAACATAAA TCCTCCCCAAGAAATTCCTCATGGAGACTTGATTCAGCGGGCAGTAGATGAATTATTCTGTTCCAGGATTGAGCTGTGTGACCAGTATGG ATGTGATGGGTTAAGAGAATTCACCCAGAGAGTTTTCTGCCATGGGGCAccgccttttgttgttttaaatatgcAGCAATGGAAGCCAGAAGAACTGGCATATGTACCATATCATTTGGATTTATCTGATCACAA GTACTTATTGGAAGGTGCCACGTGGTTTAATAAAGAGGAGCATCATTATTCTGCAGCTTTCCAGATTGATGGGTATTGGATACACTACGATGGCCTCAGAaatgtcaacttaattttgttaaataaacccCCAGAATTTCTTCTTTTGTCATCTCTAGTTTATATTAGAGCAGCAGAGAATAAATAA